In Balearica regulorum gibbericeps isolate bBalReg1 chromosome 26, bBalReg1.pri, whole genome shotgun sequence, one genomic interval encodes:
- the LOC142605297 gene encoding mucosa-associated lymphoid tissue lymphoma translocation protein 1-like isoform X1, with amino-acid sequence MGDWSMPIGSLGEEVVARLCELLDNASRGWRKLAEVAGAEKRFKCSAEELEMCSLKVLESRGSPTQCLLQLLAERDCTLKYLLGCLERMGHTQACQVLSNAVQDMIRITVQPESQVVTEGTRVSLTCWATGPPGLTYQWFCGKRVVPGATAPELVIDTAAPPGQPGWYICRVNCGATFSFSRWAHVQVEKSSSPSSGSGYCPTMAGLQILQQPQPCCLAEGDTLALECRAIGNPPPQYQWFRNRRPVEGAQAPRLQVKLVTTAERGSYSCRVFNLFHEVWSQEVDVEIGPRLFASGGSWQEGDGGSPEHSSPGQLYALPSPVPAATDKVALLIGNMHYLHHKQLKAPMVDVHALSALLRQLDFKVVSLLDLCKAEMEMAVNEFLLLLDKGVYGLLYYAGHGYENFGNSFMVPIDAPSSYTSAHCLCVQRVLQSMQQRRTGLNIFLLDMCRKRNLNDDVIPQVGALQVTANIVFGYATCADAEAYELSQGELSNGIFVTFLKRWLLEDEKITVLLDKVAEDMGTLEITRGRQALELRSNLSERRALTDPIRPPGRDESSARNLQWAKAHVLPESRHLCFDCGVTVQLGFAAEFSNIMIIYTRVVAAPGDITKCKAKLTDIPEELDVDLKCTNKESPEEVGSPLAPAWSLSCPSHCLYSRLCGLQKLRQELAFTICLQYRYRGMDDFVEERRTVSVGKPLIAKLNLRLAASPLPPGSPLSTSPPRSWGAAGGSWVNTPEENLSPELPGSHTL; translated from the exons ATGGGGGACTGGAGCATGCCCATCGGCTCGCTGGGCGAGGAGGTGGTGGCCCGGCTCTGCGAGCTCCTGGATAACGCCAGCCGGGGCTGGCGCAAGCTGGCCGAGGTGGCTGGGGCGGAGAAACGCTTCAAGTGCAG CgcggaggagctggagatgtgctCGCTGAAGGTGCTGGAGTCCCGTGGCAGTCCCACCCAgtgcctcctgcagctcctggctgaGCGTGACTGCACCCTCAAGTACCTGCTGGGCTGCCTGGAGAGGATGGGGCACACGCAGGCCTGCCAGGTCCTCAGCAACGCCG TCCAGGACATGATCCGCATCACGGTGCAACCGGAGTCGCAGGTGGTGACGGAGGGGACGCGGGTGTCCCTGACCTGCTGGGCGACCGGCCCGCCAGGGCTCACGTACCAGTGGTTCTGCGGGAAGCGGGTG GTGCCCGGAGCCACAGCCCCAGAGCTGGTGATTGACACGGCTGCCCCACCGGGCCAGCCTGGGTGGTACATCTGCCGGGTGAACTGCGGGGCCACCTTCAGCTTCTCCAGGTGGGCCCATGTCCAGgtggagaagagcagcagccccagctcag gcagtGGTTACTGTCCGACCATGGCGGGGCTGCAGATCCTGCAGCAGCCGCAGCCGTGCTGTCTGGCCGAGGGGGACACGCTGGCACTGGAGTGCAGAGCCATCGGCAACCCCCCGCCCCAGTACCAGTGGTTCAGGAACCGGCGCCCCGTGGAGGGCGCGCAGGCGCCCCGGCTCCAG gTGAAGCTGGTGACGACAGCCGAGCGGGGCAGCTACTCCTGCCGCGTGTTCAACCTCTTCCATGAGGTGTGGAGCCAGGAAGTGGACGTGGAGATTG GCCCACGGCTCTTTGCCTCCggaggctcctggcaggaggggGACGGAG gctccccagagcacagcagcccagggcagctgtATG CGCTTCCCTCTCCCGTCCCGGCAGCCACCGACAAAGTGGCCCTGCTGATCGGCAACATGCACTACCTGCACCACAAGCAGCTGAAGGCGCCCATGGTGGATGTGCACGCCCTCAGCGCCCTCCTCCGCCAGCTCGACTTCAAGGTGGTCTCACTGCTGGACCTGTGCAAGGCCGAGATGGAGATGGCTGTCAACgagttcctcctcctccttgacAAGGGCGTTTACG GTTTGCTCTACTACGCCGGGCACGGCTATGAAAATTTTGGCAACAGTTTCATGGTGCCCATCGATGCGCCCAGCTCCTACACCTCAGCCCACTGTCTGTGCGTGCAGCGGGTGCTGCAGAGCATGCAGCAGCGCCGCACCGGGCTCAACATCTTCCTGCTCGACATGTGCCGCAAGAG GAACCTCAACGACGACGTCATCCCGCAGGTCGGTGCGCTGCAGGTCACGGCCAACATCGTCTTCGGCTACGCCAC GTGCGCGGATGCTGAAGCCTATGAGCTGAGCCAGGGCGAGCTCTCCAACGGCATCTTCGTCACCTTCCTCAAGCGCTGGCTGCTGGAGGACGAGAAGATCACGGTGCTGCTGGACAAGGTGGCCGAGG ACATGGGCACGCTGGAGATCACCCGGGGCCGGCAGGCGCTGGAGCTCCGCAGCAACCTCTCAGAGAGACGAGCCCTGACAGACCCCATCCGCCCTCCGGGCCGGGACGAGTCCTCTGCCAGGAACCTGCAGTGGGCCAAGGCTCACG TTCTGCCAGAGAGCCGGCACCTCTGCTTCGACTGTGGGGTCACTGTCCAGCTGGGCTTCGCTGCCGAGTTCTCCAACATCATGATCATCTACACCCGCGTGGTGGCCGCCCCCGGGGACATCACCAAGTGCAAGGCCAAGCTCACCGATATACCCGAG GAGCTGGACGTGGACCTCAAGTGCACCAACAAGGAGAGTCCGGAGGAGGTGGGCAGCCCGCTGGCGCCCGCCTGGAGCCTTAGCTGCCCCTCCCACTGCCTCTACAGCCGGCTCTGCGGCTTGCAGAAACTGCGG caggagctggccTTCACCATCTGCCTGCAGTACCGCTACCGCGGCATGGACGACTTCGTGGAGGAGAGGCGGACGGTGAGCGTGGGGAAGCCGCTCATCGCCAAGCTCAACCTGCGGCTGGCGGCCTCCCCCTTGCCGCCTGGCAGCCCCCTCTCCACGTCCccccccaggagctggggggcGGCAGGCGGCTCCTGGGTCAACACCCCCGAGGAGAACCTGAGCCCTGAGCTTCCCGGCTCCCACACCCTGTAG
- the LOC142605297 gene encoding mucosa-associated lymphoid tissue lymphoma translocation protein 1-like isoform X2: protein MGDWSMPIGSLGEEVVARLCELLDNASRGWRKLAEVAGAEKRFKCSAEELEMCSLKVLESRGSPTQCLLQLLAERDCTLKYLLGCLERMGHTQACQVLSNAVQDMIRITVQPESQVVTEGTRVSLTCWATGPPGLTYQWFCGKRVVPGATAPELVIDTAAPPGQPGWYICRVNCGATFSFSRWAHVQVEKSSSPSSGSGYCPTMAGLQILQQPQPCCLAEGDTLALECRAIGNPPPQYQWFRNRRPVEGAQAPRLQVKLVTTAERGSYSCRVFNLFHEVWSQEVDVEIGPRLFASGGSWQEGDGGSPEHSSPGQLYATDKVALLIGNMHYLHHKQLKAPMVDVHALSALLRQLDFKVVSLLDLCKAEMEMAVNEFLLLLDKGVYGLLYYAGHGYENFGNSFMVPIDAPSSYTSAHCLCVQRVLQSMQQRRTGLNIFLLDMCRKRNLNDDVIPQVGALQVTANIVFGYATCADAEAYELSQGELSNGIFVTFLKRWLLEDEKITVLLDKVAEDMGTLEITRGRQALELRSNLSERRALTDPIRPPGRDESSARNLQWAKAHVLPESRHLCFDCGVTVQLGFAAEFSNIMIIYTRVVAAPGDITKCKAKLTDIPEELDVDLKCTNKESPEEVGSPLAPAWSLSCPSHCLYSRLCGLQKLRQELAFTICLQYRYRGMDDFVEERRTVSVGKPLIAKLNLRLAASPLPPGSPLSTSPPRSWGAAGGSWVNTPEENLSPELPGSHTL, encoded by the exons ATGGGGGACTGGAGCATGCCCATCGGCTCGCTGGGCGAGGAGGTGGTGGCCCGGCTCTGCGAGCTCCTGGATAACGCCAGCCGGGGCTGGCGCAAGCTGGCCGAGGTGGCTGGGGCGGAGAAACGCTTCAAGTGCAG CgcggaggagctggagatgtgctCGCTGAAGGTGCTGGAGTCCCGTGGCAGTCCCACCCAgtgcctcctgcagctcctggctgaGCGTGACTGCACCCTCAAGTACCTGCTGGGCTGCCTGGAGAGGATGGGGCACACGCAGGCCTGCCAGGTCCTCAGCAACGCCG TCCAGGACATGATCCGCATCACGGTGCAACCGGAGTCGCAGGTGGTGACGGAGGGGACGCGGGTGTCCCTGACCTGCTGGGCGACCGGCCCGCCAGGGCTCACGTACCAGTGGTTCTGCGGGAAGCGGGTG GTGCCCGGAGCCACAGCCCCAGAGCTGGTGATTGACACGGCTGCCCCACCGGGCCAGCCTGGGTGGTACATCTGCCGGGTGAACTGCGGGGCCACCTTCAGCTTCTCCAGGTGGGCCCATGTCCAGgtggagaagagcagcagccccagctcag gcagtGGTTACTGTCCGACCATGGCGGGGCTGCAGATCCTGCAGCAGCCGCAGCCGTGCTGTCTGGCCGAGGGGGACACGCTGGCACTGGAGTGCAGAGCCATCGGCAACCCCCCGCCCCAGTACCAGTGGTTCAGGAACCGGCGCCCCGTGGAGGGCGCGCAGGCGCCCCGGCTCCAG gTGAAGCTGGTGACGACAGCCGAGCGGGGCAGCTACTCCTGCCGCGTGTTCAACCTCTTCCATGAGGTGTGGAGCCAGGAAGTGGACGTGGAGATTG GCCCACGGCTCTTTGCCTCCggaggctcctggcaggaggggGACGGAG gctccccagagcacagcagcccagggcagctgtATG CCACCGACAAAGTGGCCCTGCTGATCGGCAACATGCACTACCTGCACCACAAGCAGCTGAAGGCGCCCATGGTGGATGTGCACGCCCTCAGCGCCCTCCTCCGCCAGCTCGACTTCAAGGTGGTCTCACTGCTGGACCTGTGCAAGGCCGAGATGGAGATGGCTGTCAACgagttcctcctcctccttgacAAGGGCGTTTACG GTTTGCTCTACTACGCCGGGCACGGCTATGAAAATTTTGGCAACAGTTTCATGGTGCCCATCGATGCGCCCAGCTCCTACACCTCAGCCCACTGTCTGTGCGTGCAGCGGGTGCTGCAGAGCATGCAGCAGCGCCGCACCGGGCTCAACATCTTCCTGCTCGACATGTGCCGCAAGAG GAACCTCAACGACGACGTCATCCCGCAGGTCGGTGCGCTGCAGGTCACGGCCAACATCGTCTTCGGCTACGCCAC GTGCGCGGATGCTGAAGCCTATGAGCTGAGCCAGGGCGAGCTCTCCAACGGCATCTTCGTCACCTTCCTCAAGCGCTGGCTGCTGGAGGACGAGAAGATCACGGTGCTGCTGGACAAGGTGGCCGAGG ACATGGGCACGCTGGAGATCACCCGGGGCCGGCAGGCGCTGGAGCTCCGCAGCAACCTCTCAGAGAGACGAGCCCTGACAGACCCCATCCGCCCTCCGGGCCGGGACGAGTCCTCTGCCAGGAACCTGCAGTGGGCCAAGGCTCACG TTCTGCCAGAGAGCCGGCACCTCTGCTTCGACTGTGGGGTCACTGTCCAGCTGGGCTTCGCTGCCGAGTTCTCCAACATCATGATCATCTACACCCGCGTGGTGGCCGCCCCCGGGGACATCACCAAGTGCAAGGCCAAGCTCACCGATATACCCGAG GAGCTGGACGTGGACCTCAAGTGCACCAACAAGGAGAGTCCGGAGGAGGTGGGCAGCCCGCTGGCGCCCGCCTGGAGCCTTAGCTGCCCCTCCCACTGCCTCTACAGCCGGCTCTGCGGCTTGCAGAAACTGCGG caggagctggccTTCACCATCTGCCTGCAGTACCGCTACCGCGGCATGGACGACTTCGTGGAGGAGAGGCGGACGGTGAGCGTGGGGAAGCCGCTCATCGCCAAGCTCAACCTGCGGCTGGCGGCCTCCCCCTTGCCGCCTGGCAGCCCCCTCTCCACGTCCccccccaggagctggggggcGGCAGGCGGCTCCTGGGTCAACACCCCCGAGGAGAACCTGAGCCCTGAGCTTCCCGGCTCCCACACCCTGTAG
- the MRPL54 gene encoding large ribosomal subunit protein mL54 codes for MAARLLLRAVRAALPGPARGYAKKPAVKSKGKNAPKEGLKGPEVCTDPAMLTTYAMGVNYFKDGPEVALKPDSEYPDWLFKIHLGPPKKLEELDPDSIEYWRRLRKYNTWHRNRLKKGKKL; via the exons ATGGCGGcccggctgctgctgcgggcGGTGCGGGCggcgctgcccggcccggcccgcggtTACGCCAAGAAGCCGG CCGTGAAGTCCAAGGGCAAGAACGCGCCGAAGGAGGGGCTGAAGGGGCCGGAGGTGTGTACGGACCCCGCCATGCTCACCACCTACGCCATGGGGGTCAATTACTTCAAGGACGGCCCGGAGGTGGCCCTGAAGCCCGACTCCGAGTACCCCGACTG GCTCTTTAAGATCCACCTCGGGCCCCCCAAGAAACTAGAGGAGCTGGACCCCGACTCGATCGAGTATTGGAGGCGCCTGCGGAAGTACAACACGTGGCACCGCAACAGGCTGAAGAAGGGCAAGAAGCTGTAG
- the LOC142605297 gene encoding mucosa-associated lymphoid tissue lymphoma translocation protein 1-like isoform X3 codes for MGDWSMPIGSLGEEVVARLCELLDNASRGWRKLAEVAGAEKRFKCSAEELEMCSLKVLESRGSPTQCLLQLLAERDCTLKYLLGCLERMGHTQACQVLSNAVQDMIRITVQPESQVVTEGTRVSLTCWATGPPGLTYQWFCGKRVVPGATAPELVIDTAAPPGQPGWYICRVNCGATFSFSRWAHVQVEKSSSPSSGSGYCPTMAGLQILQQPQPCCLAEGDTLALECRAIGNPPPQYQWFRNRRPVEGAQAPRLQVKLVTTAERGSYSCRVFNLFHEVWSQEVDVEIGPRLFASGGSWQEGDGGSPEHSSPGQLYALPSPVPAATDKVALLIGNMHYLHHKQLKAPMVDVHALSALLRQLDFKVVSLLDLCKAEMEMAVNEFLLLLDKGVYGLLYYAGHGYENFGNSFMVPIDAPSSYTSAHCLCVQRVLQSMQQRRTGLNIFLLDMCRKRNLNDDVIPQVGALQVTANIVFGYATCADAEAYELSQGELSNGIFVTFLKRWLLEDEKITVLLDKVAEDMGTLEITRGRQALELRSNLSERRALTDPIRPPGRDESSARNLQWAKAHVLPESRHLCFDCGVTVQLGFAAEFSNIMIIYTRVVAAPGDITKCKAKLTDIPEELDVDLKCTNKESPEEVGSPLAPAWSLSCPSHCLYSRLCGLQKLRYRYRGMDDFVEERRTVSVGKPLIAKLNLRLAASPLPPGSPLSTSPPRSWGAAGGSWVNTPEENLSPELPGSHTL; via the exons ATGGGGGACTGGAGCATGCCCATCGGCTCGCTGGGCGAGGAGGTGGTGGCCCGGCTCTGCGAGCTCCTGGATAACGCCAGCCGGGGCTGGCGCAAGCTGGCCGAGGTGGCTGGGGCGGAGAAACGCTTCAAGTGCAG CgcggaggagctggagatgtgctCGCTGAAGGTGCTGGAGTCCCGTGGCAGTCCCACCCAgtgcctcctgcagctcctggctgaGCGTGACTGCACCCTCAAGTACCTGCTGGGCTGCCTGGAGAGGATGGGGCACACGCAGGCCTGCCAGGTCCTCAGCAACGCCG TCCAGGACATGATCCGCATCACGGTGCAACCGGAGTCGCAGGTGGTGACGGAGGGGACGCGGGTGTCCCTGACCTGCTGGGCGACCGGCCCGCCAGGGCTCACGTACCAGTGGTTCTGCGGGAAGCGGGTG GTGCCCGGAGCCACAGCCCCAGAGCTGGTGATTGACACGGCTGCCCCACCGGGCCAGCCTGGGTGGTACATCTGCCGGGTGAACTGCGGGGCCACCTTCAGCTTCTCCAGGTGGGCCCATGTCCAGgtggagaagagcagcagccccagctcag gcagtGGTTACTGTCCGACCATGGCGGGGCTGCAGATCCTGCAGCAGCCGCAGCCGTGCTGTCTGGCCGAGGGGGACACGCTGGCACTGGAGTGCAGAGCCATCGGCAACCCCCCGCCCCAGTACCAGTGGTTCAGGAACCGGCGCCCCGTGGAGGGCGCGCAGGCGCCCCGGCTCCAG gTGAAGCTGGTGACGACAGCCGAGCGGGGCAGCTACTCCTGCCGCGTGTTCAACCTCTTCCATGAGGTGTGGAGCCAGGAAGTGGACGTGGAGATTG GCCCACGGCTCTTTGCCTCCggaggctcctggcaggaggggGACGGAG gctccccagagcacagcagcccagggcagctgtATG CGCTTCCCTCTCCCGTCCCGGCAGCCACCGACAAAGTGGCCCTGCTGATCGGCAACATGCACTACCTGCACCACAAGCAGCTGAAGGCGCCCATGGTGGATGTGCACGCCCTCAGCGCCCTCCTCCGCCAGCTCGACTTCAAGGTGGTCTCACTGCTGGACCTGTGCAAGGCCGAGATGGAGATGGCTGTCAACgagttcctcctcctccttgacAAGGGCGTTTACG GTTTGCTCTACTACGCCGGGCACGGCTATGAAAATTTTGGCAACAGTTTCATGGTGCCCATCGATGCGCCCAGCTCCTACACCTCAGCCCACTGTCTGTGCGTGCAGCGGGTGCTGCAGAGCATGCAGCAGCGCCGCACCGGGCTCAACATCTTCCTGCTCGACATGTGCCGCAAGAG GAACCTCAACGACGACGTCATCCCGCAGGTCGGTGCGCTGCAGGTCACGGCCAACATCGTCTTCGGCTACGCCAC GTGCGCGGATGCTGAAGCCTATGAGCTGAGCCAGGGCGAGCTCTCCAACGGCATCTTCGTCACCTTCCTCAAGCGCTGGCTGCTGGAGGACGAGAAGATCACGGTGCTGCTGGACAAGGTGGCCGAGG ACATGGGCACGCTGGAGATCACCCGGGGCCGGCAGGCGCTGGAGCTCCGCAGCAACCTCTCAGAGAGACGAGCCCTGACAGACCCCATCCGCCCTCCGGGCCGGGACGAGTCCTCTGCCAGGAACCTGCAGTGGGCCAAGGCTCACG TTCTGCCAGAGAGCCGGCACCTCTGCTTCGACTGTGGGGTCACTGTCCAGCTGGGCTTCGCTGCCGAGTTCTCCAACATCATGATCATCTACACCCGCGTGGTGGCCGCCCCCGGGGACATCACCAAGTGCAAGGCCAAGCTCACCGATATACCCGAG GAGCTGGACGTGGACCTCAAGTGCACCAACAAGGAGAGTCCGGAGGAGGTGGGCAGCCCGCTGGCGCCCGCCTGGAGCCTTAGCTGCCCCTCCCACTGCCTCTACAGCCGGCTCTGCGGCTTGCAGAAACTGCGG TACCGCTACCGCGGCATGGACGACTTCGTGGAGGAGAGGCGGACGGTGAGCGTGGGGAAGCCGCTCATCGCCAAGCTCAACCTGCGGCTGGCGGCCTCCCCCTTGCCGCCTGGCAGCCCCCTCTCCACGTCCccccccaggagctggggggcGGCAGGCGGCTCCTGGGTCAACACCCCCGAGGAGAACCTGAGCCCTGAGCTTCCCGGCTCCCACACCCTGTAG